The sequence below is a genomic window from Acidobacteriota bacterium.
CCCGACATGAGCATCAACACCCACGACGGCAAGGTCACCGGGATCAATTACGACTACTGCAAGGGCTGTGGCATCTGCGCGCAGGTGTGCCCGGAAAAGGTGAAGGCCATCACCATGCAGCCGGAACAATAGCGGGGCCAAGGAGAGATCATATGGCAAAAATCGTCGCAACCACAGGCAATTCCGCCATGGCGTACGCCATGAAACAAATCAACCCCGACGTATGCGCAGCTTACCCCATCACCCCATCCACTCAGGTCATGGAGGAATTTTCGAAGTACGTGGCCGACGGGGTGGTCAACACCAACCTGGTGACCGTGGAGAGCGAGCACAGCGCCATGAGCGCCTGCATCGGCGCGGCCGCGGCCGGCGGGCGCGTGCTGACCGCCACCAGCGCCAACGGTATGGCCCTGATGTGGGAGATGCTGTACATCGCCGCCGGCATGCGGCTGCCCATCGTCATGGCGCTGGTCAACCGAGCCCTGAGCGCACCCATCAACATCCACTGCGATCACAGCGATTCGTTCGGCGCCCGAGACTCCGGCTGGATCCAGCTGTACTCGGAGAACGCCCAGGAAGCCTACGACAACCTCATCCAGGCCGTCCGGATCAGCGAGCACCCCGATGTGCGACTCCCGGTGATGGTCTGCCAGGATGGCTTCATCATCAGCCACTCCATCGAGCGGATGGAGTACCTGGAAGACGACGAGGTCCGGAAGTTCATCGGCGACTACAAGCCCATGTACGCCCTCCTCGACATCGACAAGCCGGTCACGCTGGGCTCGTTGGACCTGCAGGACTACTACATCGAGCACAAACGCCAGGAAGCTGAGGCAATGAAACTGGCGACCCCGGTCATCGCCGCCGTCGCCAAGGATTTCGAGAAGATGACCGGCCGCGCCTACGGGCTGTTCGAGACTTATCACCTGGACGACGCCGAGATCGGCATCGTGGCAGTGAATTCGGCGGCCGGCACGATCAAGGAAATCATCGATCAGTACCGCCGCAAAGGAGTCAAGGTCGGCCTGCTTAAACCGCGCCTGTACCGGCCGTTCCCGACCGAGGCGTACGTCAAGGCGCTGGGCCACCTGAAAGCGGTCACGGTCATGGACCGGGTGGATTCATTCGGCGCCATGGCCGGCCCGCTGATGCTGGAAGTGCGTGCCGCGCTCTACGATCTGCCCAAGCGCCCCGTGACCATCGGCAAGATTTACGGGCTGGGCGGCCGCGACCTGGAGGAAAGCCACTGCCAGTACGTCATCGACGAGCTGGTCCAGATCGCCGGCAGCGGCAAGTACCGCGAGTTGTGCGAGTACATTACGGTGCGGGAATAGCTTCAAGAGAACCGAGGTAAAGACATGGCTAACTTAAAAGAATTGTCCAAGAAACCCGATGGCTTCTCGCCGGGTCACAGGCTGTGCGCCGGATGCGGCATCCCCATCATTCCCAAGCTGCTGTACAAGGTCACGGATTACGACATCGTGGTCGCCAGCGCCACGGGCTGCTTTGAGGTCGCCACCACGATCTACCCGTACACCTCCTGGCTGAAGCCTTTTGTCCACAGCGCGTTCGAAAACGCCGCGGCGACGATCAGCGGCGTCGAGGCAATGTACCAGTCGCTGAAGAAGC
It includes:
- the porA gene encoding pyruvate ferredoxin oxidoreductase produces the protein MAKIVATTGNSAMAYAMKQINPDVCAAYPITPSTQVMEEFSKYVADGVVNTNLVTVESEHSAMSACIGAAAAGGRVLTATSANGMALMWEMLYIAAGMRLPIVMALVNRALSAPINIHCDHSDSFGARDSGWIQLYSENAQEAYDNLIQAVRISEHPDVRLPVMVCQDGFIISHSIERMEYLEDDEVRKFIGDYKPMYALLDIDKPVTLGSLDLQDYYIEHKRQEAEAMKLATPVIAAVAKDFEKMTGRAYGLFETYHLDDAEIGIVAVNSAAGTIKEIIDQYRRKGVKVGLLKPRLYRPFPTEAYVKALGHLKAVTVMDRVDSFGAMAGPLMLEVRAALYDLPKRPVTIGKIYGLGGRDLEESHCQYVIDELVQIAGSGKYRELCEYITVRE